In Bradyrhizobium sp. CCBAU 051011, the following are encoded in one genomic region:
- the urtA gene encoding urea ABC transporter substrate-binding protein, producing MLTKLTHEIATLSRRRWLAATAGLVLGLAAFSNAKAQETIKVGVLHSLSGTMAISETTLKDTILFLIEEQNKKGGVLGKKLEAVVVDPASNWPLFAEKARELITKDKVSVVFGCWTSVSRKSVLPVFKELNSILFYPVQYEGEESERNVFYTGAAPNQQAIPAVDYLMKDEKVKRWVLAGTDYVYPRTTNKILEAYLKSKGVKQEDIMINYTPFGHSDWQTIVADIKKFGSAGKKTAVVSTINGDANVPFYKELGNQGIKATDIPVVAFSVGEEELAGIDTKPLLGHLAAWNYFQSIKSPENEKFIKAWQAYTKNPKRVTNDPMEAHVIGFDMWVKAVEKVKSTDPDKVIDALPGIEAKNLTGGTSKMLPNHHITKPVFIGEIKANGQFDVVWKTPGLVAGDAWSKELDGSKDLIGDWVGKKCGNYNTKTNKCGGQGS from the coding sequence ATGCTTACAAAATTGACTCACGAGATAGCGACGCTGAGCCGCCGCCGCTGGCTGGCGGCCACCGCCGGCCTGGTTCTGGGTCTGGCGGCGTTCTCGAACGCCAAGGCACAGGAGACCATCAAGGTCGGCGTCCTGCATTCGCTCTCCGGCACCATGGCCATCAGCGAAACCACGCTGAAGGACACCATCCTCTTCCTGATTGAGGAGCAGAACAAGAAGGGCGGCGTGCTCGGCAAGAAGCTCGAAGCCGTCGTCGTCGACCCCGCGTCGAACTGGCCGCTGTTTGCCGAAAAGGCCCGCGAGCTGATCACCAAGGACAAGGTTTCGGTCGTGTTCGGCTGCTGGACCTCGGTGTCCCGCAAGTCCGTGCTCCCGGTGTTCAAGGAGCTGAACTCGATCCTGTTCTACCCCGTGCAGTACGAGGGTGAGGAGAGCGAGCGCAACGTGTTCTACACCGGTGCAGCGCCGAACCAGCAGGCGATCCCCGCGGTCGACTACCTGATGAAGGACGAGAAGGTGAAGCGCTGGGTGCTGGCCGGCACTGACTACGTCTATCCGCGCACCACCAACAAGATCCTCGAAGCCTACTTGAAGTCGAAGGGCGTCAAGCAGGAAGACATCATGATCAACTACACGCCGTTTGGTCATAGCGACTGGCAGACGATCGTGGCCGACATCAAGAAGTTCGGCTCGGCCGGCAAGAAGACCGCTGTGGTCTCCACCATCAACGGCGACGCCAACGTTCCCTTCTACAAGGAGCTCGGCAACCAGGGCATCAAGGCGACCGACATTCCGGTTGTCGCGTTCTCGGTCGGTGAAGAAGAACTCGCCGGCATCGACACCAAGCCGCTGCTCGGCCATCTCGCCGCCTGGAACTACTTCCAGTCGATCAAGTCGCCGGAGAACGAGAAGTTCATCAAGGCGTGGCAGGCCTACACCAAGAATCCGAAGCGCGTGACCAACGATCCGATGGAAGCCCACGTCATTGGTTTCGACATGTGGGTCAAGGCGGTCGAAAAGGTGAAGTCGACCGATCCGGACAAGGTGATCGACGCACTGCCCGGCATCGAAGCCAAGAACCTGACCGGCGGCACCTCCAAGATGCTTCCGAACCATCACATCACCAAGCCGGTGTTCATTGGCGAAATCAAAGCCAACGGCCAGTTCGACGTGGTGTGGAAGACCCCGGGCCTGGTGGCCGGCGATGCCTGGTCGAAGGAGCTCGACGGCTCCAAGGACCTGATCGGCGATTGGGTCGGCAAGAAGTGCGGCAACTACAACACCAAGACCAACAAGTGCGGCGGTCAGGGCTCCTGA
- a CDS encoding TadE/TadG family type IV pilus assembly protein, whose product MPPSTPPKPNILRRFRHNRRGTAAVEFALVAPIFFGVLFAIIELALVFFASQILETVTQDTSRLILTGQAQNSSFTQAQFKNAVCAKLTIMFDCVNGISIDVQSYKAFSSVNVSDPIVAGNFVPPNNYLPGGPGDIVVVRLFYKWPLFVTGLGFNVANIGLNQRLLTATAAFQNEPY is encoded by the coding sequence ATGCCGCCCTCCACACCGCCCAAGCCAAACATTCTGCGCCGGTTTCGTCACAATCGAAGGGGCACGGCCGCCGTCGAGTTCGCGCTGGTCGCGCCGATATTCTTCGGCGTCCTGTTCGCGATCATCGAACTGGCGCTGGTGTTCTTTGCCAGCCAGATTCTCGAAACGGTGACGCAGGATACGTCGCGTCTGATCTTGACCGGCCAGGCGCAGAACTCCTCCTTCACCCAGGCGCAATTCAAGAACGCCGTTTGCGCCAAGCTCACCATCATGTTCGACTGCGTCAACGGCATCTCGATCGACGTGCAGAGCTACAAGGCGTTTTCCAGCGTCAACGTTTCCGACCCGATCGTTGCGGGAAATTTCGTTCCTCCGAACAATTATCTGCCGGGCGGACCCGGCGACATCGTCGTCGTGCGGCTGTTCTACAAATGGCCGCTGTTCGTCACCGGCCTCGGCTTCAATGTCGCGAATATCGGCCTAAACCAGCGGCTGTTGACGGCGACCGCCGCGTTCCAGAACGAACCTTACTAG
- a CDS encoding cold-shock protein, protein MSMGTVKWFNATKGYGFIQPDDGGNDVFVHISAVERAGLGTLREGQKISYEIVADRRSGKSSADNLRAAG, encoded by the coding sequence GTGAGCATGGGAACCGTGAAGTGGTTTAACGCAACCAAGGGCTATGGCTTCATCCAGCCGGATGACGGCGGCAATGACGTGTTCGTGCACATCAGCGCTGTCGAGCGTGCCGGCCTCGGAACGTTGCGTGAAGGCCAGAAGATCTCCTACGAAATCGTGGCAGATCGCCGCTCTGGCAAATCTTCGGCCGACAATCTGCGCGCCGCCGGATAA
- a CDS encoding TadE/TadG family type IV pilus assembly protein has translation MSTIWLRMRRQAFELRGNNSGVAAVEFAMIIPLMAMLLVGTNEFSAGVAIDRKVTIMARTLSDLTSQNEKVTDAQLTNFFNASKAVMTPYASAPVEGTITELWINPTTLKARVQWSKGANAHSAGDIIEIPEALKIAGTYLIYSEVKYKYIPSVAWFLNKANGITLSDVTFTRPRQSLCVMYNTTVCEQK, from the coding sequence ATGAGCACAATCTGGCTTCGCATGCGCCGCCAGGCATTCGAGTTGCGGGGCAACAACAGCGGTGTGGCGGCCGTCGAATTCGCCATGATCATTCCGCTCATGGCGATGCTGCTCGTGGGAACCAACGAGTTCTCGGCCGGCGTCGCCATCGACCGCAAGGTGACGATCATGGCGCGCACGCTGTCGGATCTGACGTCCCAGAACGAGAAGGTCACCGATGCGCAGTTGACCAACTTCTTCAATGCCAGCAAGGCGGTCATGACGCCTTATGCGTCGGCTCCGGTGGAGGGGACGATCACCGAACTCTGGATCAATCCGACCACGCTGAAGGCGCGGGTGCAGTGGAGCAAAGGCGCCAACGCGCACTCCGCGGGCGACATCATCGAGATTCCGGAGGCGCTCAAGATCGCCGGCACCTACCTGATCTACAGCGAGGTGAAATACAAATATATTCCCAGTGTCGCCTGGTTCCTCAACAAGGCGAATGGCATCACGCTGAGCGATGTCACCTTCACCCGTCCGCGCCAGTCGCTTTGCGTGATGTACAACACCACTGTCTGCGAACAGAAATGA
- a CDS encoding pilus assembly protein N-terminal domain-containing protein — MSFKFPRIRARARFGLRSLVAGILLWPAVCLASPDPDRIAVYVDQAKLVKLPAKVSTIVVGNPLIADVTLQSGGIVVVTGKGYGATNFIAMDRNGEVLVDRQIQVEGPSDQLVTVYRGVDRESYSCMPICQRRVTLGDGVNYFQTAISQAGSLSGQAAGAAAAGIR, encoded by the coding sequence ATGTCGTTCAAGTTTCCGCGTATTCGCGCACGCGCGCGTTTTGGATTGCGTTCGCTCGTTGCAGGAATCCTGCTGTGGCCGGCCGTCTGCCTGGCCTCGCCCGATCCCGACCGCATAGCCGTCTATGTCGATCAGGCGAAGCTTGTGAAGCTTCCTGCCAAGGTCTCCACCATCGTGGTTGGAAACCCGCTGATTGCGGACGTGACGCTGCAGAGCGGCGGCATCGTCGTGGTTACCGGCAAGGGCTACGGCGCGACCAACTTCATCGCCATGGACCGCAACGGCGAGGTGCTAGTGGATCGCCAGATCCAGGTCGAGGGCCCGTCCGATCAGCTCGTCACCGTCTACCGCGGCGTTGATCGGGAGTCCTATAGCTGCATGCCGATCTGCCAGCGCCGCGTCACCCTCGGCGACGGCGTGAACTACTTCCAGACCGCAATCAGCCAGGCCGGTTCGCTCTCGGGCCAGGCTGCGGGAGCCGCGGCGGCTGGCATCAGGTGA
- a CDS encoding DEAD/DEAH box helicase yields MERTILLTSFQDFGLADPISRALKEENYHTPTPIQAQTVPIAMTGRDVVGIAQTGTGKTAAFALPILHRIMENRVRPQPKSCRVLVLSPTRELSGQILDSFNAYGRHIRLTSALAIGGVPMGRQVRSVMQGVEVMVATPGRLLDLVQSNGLKLNQVEFLVLDEADRMLDMGFINDIRKVVAKLPIKRQTLFFSATMPKDIAELAESMLRDPARVAVTPVASTADRIAQRIIQVDFAAKPAVLAQLLKQEPVDRALVFTRTKHGADKVVKVLAKAGIEANAIHGNKSQNHRERVLAAFRSGEIRTLVATDIAARGIDVDGISHVVNFDLPNVPETYVHRIGRTARAGREGVAISLIAGAEEMGYLRDIERLIRIALPREDRRTPGGRDAAPAAAHHSAQHRNGRSAPRAHAGRSNEQQPSKGPRRRRRGGGNNAAPQPNRHESPRQPHVGHSEGIQGVAFLHRESRPNNQPNRSHRPQR; encoded by the coding sequence ATGGAAAGAACCATCCTTTTGACCTCCTTTCAGGATTTCGGCCTCGCCGATCCCATCTCGCGTGCACTCAAGGAAGAAAATTACCACACGCCCACGCCCATCCAGGCCCAGACCGTTCCCATCGCAATGACCGGCCGTGACGTCGTCGGCATCGCCCAGACCGGAACCGGCAAGACCGCGGCCTTCGCGCTGCCGATCCTGCACCGGATCATGGAGAACCGTGTCCGGCCGCAGCCGAAGAGCTGCCGCGTGCTCGTGCTGTCTCCCACCCGCGAATTGTCGGGCCAGATCCTCGACAGCTTCAACGCCTATGGCCGGCACATCCGCCTGACCTCGGCCTTGGCGATCGGCGGCGTGCCGATGGGCCGGCAGGTCCGTTCGGTCATGCAGGGCGTGGAAGTGATGGTGGCCACCCCCGGCCGCCTGCTCGATCTCGTCCAGAGCAACGGGCTGAAGCTGAACCAGGTCGAGTTCCTGGTGCTCGACGAAGCCGACCGCATGCTCGACATGGGCTTCATCAACGACATCCGCAAAGTCGTCGCCAAGCTGCCGATCAAGCGGCAGACGCTGTTCTTCTCGGCCACCATGCCGAAGGATATCGCGGAACTCGCCGAATCCATGCTGCGCGACCCGGCGCGGGTAGCGGTAACGCCGGTGGCCTCGACGGCCGACCGGATCGCCCAGCGCATCATCCAGGTCGATTTCGCCGCCAAACCGGCGGTGCTGGCGCAGCTCCTGAAGCAGGAACCTGTCGACCGTGCGCTGGTGTTTACCCGCACCAAGCACGGCGCCGACAAGGTGGTGAAGGTGCTGGCCAAGGCCGGCATCGAGGCCAACGCCATTCACGGCAACAAGTCGCAGAACCACCGGGAACGCGTGCTGGCGGCGTTCCGCTCCGGCGAGATCCGCACCCTGGTCGCCACCGACATCGCCGCCCGCGGTATCGACGTCGACGGCATTAGCCACGTCGTGAATTTCGACCTGCCCAACGTTCCCGAAACCTATGTCCACCGCATCGGCCGCACTGCCCGCGCTGGCAGGGAAGGCGTCGCGATCTCACTGATCGCGGGCGCCGAGGAGATGGGCTATCTGCGCGACATCGAGCGGCTGATCCGTATTGCGCTGCCGCGGGAAGACCGCCGCACGCCGGGGGGCCGCGACGCCGCTCCGGCAGCCGCGCATCACTCTGCCCAGCACCGGAACGGGCGGTCCGCGCCGCGCGCCCATGCCGGCCGTTCCAATGAGCAGCAACCGTCAAAAGGCCCTCGCCGACGACGCCGCGGTGGTGGTAATAATGCCGCGCCGCAGCCGAACCGGCATGAGTCGCCGCGTCAGCCGCACGTCGGCCACAGCGAAGGCATTCAAGGCGTTGCCTTCTTGCATCGCGAGAGCCGTCCGAATAATCAACCGAACCGTAGCCACCGACCGCAGCGCTAG
- the infA gene encoding translation initiation factor IF-1: MAKEELIQFEGLVTEILPDARYRVQLDAGHEIVAYTAGKMKKNRIKTLAGDRVTIEMSPYDLEKGRLIFRHKDERPSNPGAPRGAPPRGGQFRRR; this comes from the coding sequence ATGGCTAAAGAAGAGCTGATCCAGTTCGAAGGACTGGTGACCGAAATCCTTCCCGACGCGCGCTATCGCGTGCAGCTCGATGCCGGACACGAGATTGTTGCCTATACCGCGGGCAAGATGAAGAAGAACCGGATCAAGACGCTCGCAGGCGATCGGGTCACGATCGAAATGTCACCCTACGACCTGGAGAAAGGACGCCTGATCTTCCGTCACAAGGACGAGCGTCCCAGCAATCCCGGCGCCCCACGCGGTGCGCCACCGCGCGGCGGACAGTTCCGTCGCCGGTAA
- the urtD gene encoding urea ABC transporter ATP-binding protein UrtD, which yields MSVMEGRTTSALLYLDGVHVSFDGFHAINNLSLTLEPGEMRAIIGPNGAGKTTMMDIITGKTKPDEGTVLFDGMTDLTRLDETRIAELGIGRKFQKPTVFESQTIEDNLLLALNVDHSVKGTLFWRGNGVESERIDRVLETIRLTNARNRLAGSLSHGQKQWLEIGMLLAQDPKLLLVDEPVAGMTDVETHQTAELLKEINKEKTVMVVEHDMTFVRELGVKVTCLHEGTVLAEGTIDQVSSNERVIEVYLGR from the coding sequence ATGAGTGTCATGGAGGGAAGGACCACTTCGGCGCTGCTCTATCTCGACGGCGTGCACGTCTCGTTCGACGGCTTTCACGCCATCAACAATCTCTCGCTGACGCTCGAGCCCGGCGAGATGCGCGCCATCATCGGCCCCAACGGCGCCGGCAAGACCACGATGATGGACATCATCACCGGCAAGACCAAGCCGGACGAGGGCACGGTGCTGTTCGACGGCATGACCGACTTGACGCGTCTCGATGAGACCCGCATCGCCGAACTCGGCATCGGCCGCAAATTCCAGAAGCCGACGGTGTTCGAGAGCCAGACCATCGAGGACAATCTGCTGCTCGCGCTCAATGTCGATCACAGCGTCAAGGGCACGCTGTTCTGGCGCGGCAACGGGGTCGAATCTGAGCGGATCGACCGCGTGCTGGAAACCATTCGCTTGACCAATGCCCGCAATCGTCTGGCAGGAAGCCTGTCGCACGGCCAGAAGCAGTGGCTGGAGATCGGCATGCTGCTTGCGCAGGATCCAAAACTGCTGCTGGTCGACGAACCCGTCGCGGGCATGACCGACGTCGAAACCCATCAGACCGCGGAGCTGTTGAAGGAAATCAACAAGGAAAAGACGGTCATGGTGGTCGAGCACGACATGACCTTCGTCCGCGAGCTCGGCGTCAAGGTGACCTGCCTGCACGAAGGCACGGTGCTGGCCGAAGGGACCATCGATCAGGTCTCGTCGAACGAGCGGGTGATCGAAGTGTATCTGGGGCGCTGA
- a CDS encoding sterol desaturase family protein — MNLPTEIVEMFGQTLAKVVPVTIALALLFSLLSHFWACNPGKPWWRKRELVTDICYWFLVPLFARVFRIGLLVLGAALLFGIRDADELIAFYDNGHGPLSTLPLWLQAILFLVAADFIMYWLHRMFHGGGFWKYHAIHHSSEDVDWISAARFHPANLLLGTIGVDVALLLAGISPGVMLWLGPFNIFHSAFVHANLNWTLGPFKYVVATPVFHRWHHTAREEGGDTNFAGTFPLWDLLFGTFRMPKDRLPEHYGVDDQVSFPREIVGQLAYPFRK; from the coding sequence ATGAACCTGCCGACCGAAATCGTCGAAATGTTCGGCCAGACCTTGGCCAAGGTGGTGCCCGTCACGATCGCGCTGGCGCTGCTGTTCTCGCTACTTTCGCATTTCTGGGCCTGCAATCCCGGTAAGCCCTGGTGGCGCAAGCGCGAGCTTGTCACCGACATCTGCTACTGGTTCCTGGTGCCGCTGTTTGCGCGCGTGTTCCGCATCGGGCTGCTCGTGCTCGGGGCCGCCCTGCTGTTTGGAATTCGCGATGCCGACGAACTGATCGCCTTCTACGACAACGGCCACGGCCCATTGTCGACGCTGCCCTTGTGGCTGCAGGCGATCCTGTTCCTGGTCGCCGCCGATTTCATCATGTACTGGCTGCACCGCATGTTCCATGGCGGCGGGTTCTGGAAATACCATGCCATCCATCATTCCTCGGAGGACGTTGACTGGATCTCGGCGGCGCGCTTTCACCCCGCCAACCTGCTGCTGGGGACCATCGGGGTCGACGTCGCGCTGCTGCTGGCCGGCATTTCGCCGGGCGTGATGCTCTGGCTCGGGCCGTTCAACATCTTTCATTCGGCCTTCGTTCACGCCAACCTCAACTGGACGCTCGGGCCGTTCAAATACGTCGTGGCGACTCCGGTGTTTCACCGTTGGCACCACACCGCCCGCGAAGAGGGCGGCGATACCAATTTCGCAGGCACCTTTCCGCTCTGGGACCTCCTGTTCGGGACCTTCCGGATGCCGAAAGACCGCCTGCCGGAGCATTATGGCGTCGACGACCAGGTCTCGTTTCCCCGCGAGATCGTCGGGCAGCTGGCCTACCCATTCCGCAAGTAG
- the urtB gene encoding urea ABC transporter permease subunit UrtB, protein MAGPFEDAVAKFANDDFSDTDEAIGAVATSGNALAFLIISALQDGRLSADPDTKKVFVTGADGKIIDAATGAAVDKLPDNAAAVRLNNRLRRAVEAALGGLTLLSPDPAKRIAAAQSVFKSHDENALPVIDGALAKETNKAVKAAFTEARAAILLYKGDATEVEKLEAVAIVKAKGDQEAMALLTGLGSDVPPNVARAAASAIASIQSNLQMWSMVQNAWYGLSLGSVLLLAAIGLAITFGVMGVINMAHGEMVMIGAYTTFVVQEVIRTRYPGLFDYSLLIAVPLAFLVAGAIGVLIERGIIRFLYGRPLETLLATWGLSLVLQQAVRTMFGPTNREVGNPSWMSGAFELGQITITYNRLWILCFTLAVFVILLAMLRYTALGLEMRAVTQNRRMAASMGIATSRVDALTFGLGSGIAGIAGVALSQIDNVSPNLGQSYIIDSFMVVVFGGVGNLWGTLVGAFTLGIANKFLEPVAGAVLGKIAILVLIILFIQKRPRGLFALKGRAVEA, encoded by the coding sequence ATGGCCGGTCCGTTCGAGGATGCGGTCGCCAAATTCGCCAACGATGATTTCTCCGACACCGACGAGGCGATCGGCGCAGTCGCGACCTCGGGCAATGCGCTCGCCTTTCTCATCATCAGCGCGCTGCAGGACGGCCGTCTGTCGGCCGATCCCGACACCAAGAAGGTTTTCGTCACCGGCGCCGACGGCAAGATCATCGACGCCGCGACCGGCGCGGCCGTCGACAAGCTGCCCGACAATGCAGCTGCCGTCCGTCTCAACAACCGCCTGCGCCGCGCTGTGGAGGCTGCGCTCGGCGGCCTGACGCTGTTGTCGCCCGATCCCGCCAAGCGCATCGCCGCCGCGCAGTCGGTCTTCAAGAGCCACGACGAGAATGCGTTACCCGTGATCGACGGCGCACTGGCCAAGGAAACCAACAAGGCCGTCAAGGCGGCCTTCACCGAAGCCCGCGCCGCCATCCTGCTCTACAAGGGCGATGCGACCGAGGTGGAAAAGTTAGAGGCCGTCGCCATCGTCAAGGCGAAGGGCGACCAGGAAGCGATGGCTCTCCTGACCGGGCTTGGCAGCGATGTGCCGCCCAATGTCGCGCGCGCCGCGGCCAGCGCGATCGCCTCGATCCAGAGTAATCTGCAGATGTGGTCGATGGTGCAGAACGCCTGGTACGGCCTGTCGCTCGGCTCGGTGCTGCTGCTTGCCGCGATTGGGCTCGCCATCACCTTCGGCGTCATGGGTGTCATCAATATGGCCCATGGCGAGATGGTGATGATCGGCGCCTACACCACCTTCGTGGTGCAGGAGGTCATCCGCACCCGTTATCCCGGCCTGTTCGACTACTCGCTACTGATCGCGGTACCGCTGGCCTTCCTGGTGGCCGGAGCGATCGGCGTCCTGATCGAGCGCGGCATCATCCGCTTCCTCTACGGCCGCCCGCTGGAAACGCTGCTGGCGACCTGGGGCCTCTCACTGGTGCTGCAGCAGGCCGTGCGTACCATGTTCGGTCCTACCAACCGCGAGGTCGGCAATCCCTCCTGGATGAGCGGCGCGTTCGAACTCGGCCAGATCACCATCACCTACAACCGGCTCTGGATCCTCTGCTTCACGCTGGCGGTGTTCGTCATCCTGCTGGCGATGCTGCGCTACACGGCGCTCGGGCTCGAGATGCGCGCGGTCACTCAAAATCGCCGCATGGCGGCGTCGATGGGCATCGCTACCTCGCGCGTCGATGCGCTGACCTTCGGCCTCGGTTCGGGCATTGCCGGGATCGCGGGCGTGGCGCTGTCGCAGATCGACAATGTCAGCCCCAATCTCGGCCAGAGCTACATCATCGACAGCTTCATGGTGGTCGTGTTCGGCGGCGTCGGCAATCTCTGGGGAACGCTGGTCGGCGCCTTCACGCTCGGCATCGCCAACAAGTTCCTGGAGCCGGTGGCGGGCGCCGTGCTCGGCAAGATCGCCATTCTGGTGCTGATCATCCTGTTCATCCAGAAGCGTCCGCGCGGCCTGTTCGCGCTCAAGGGCCGGGCGGTGGAAGCATGA
- the urtE gene encoding urea ABC transporter ATP-binding subunit UrtE, with protein MLKVDNISLYYGAAQALRGVSLSAEPGKVTCVLGRNGVGKTSLLRALVGQYPIAGGSITLEGNDITGLKPYERARRGIGFVPQGREIFPLLTVEENLKTGFGPLKRDDRHIPDDVFSLFPVLNTMLGRRGGDLSGGQQQQLAIGRALVMRPKLLLLDEPTEGIQPSIIKDIGRAISYLRSLGNIAIVLVEQYLDFACELGDNFAVMDRGAVKFACDRSNLDPAEISRQMAL; from the coding sequence ATGCTGAAGGTCGACAACATCAGCCTTTACTACGGCGCGGCGCAGGCGCTGCGTGGCGTCTCGCTGTCCGCCGAGCCGGGCAAGGTGACTTGCGTGCTCGGGCGCAACGGCGTCGGCAAGACTTCGCTGCTGCGCGCCCTCGTCGGGCAATATCCGATTGCGGGCGGCTCGATCACGCTCGAAGGCAACGACATCACCGGCTTGAAGCCGTACGAGCGCGCACGGCGCGGCATCGGCTTCGTGCCGCAGGGCCGCGAGATCTTTCCGCTGCTGACGGTGGAGGAAAATCTCAAGACCGGCTTCGGCCCGCTCAAGCGTGACGACCGCCATATCCCCGACGACGTGTTCTCGCTGTTTCCCGTGCTGAACACGATGCTGGGCCGGCGCGGTGGCGACCTCTCCGGCGGGCAACAACAGCAACTGGCGATCGGCCGCGCGCTGGTGATGCGGCCAAAGCTGTTGCTGCTCGACGAGCCGACCGAGGGCATCCAGCCGTCGATCATCAAGGACATCGGCCGCGCCATCTCCTATCTGCGCAGCCTCGGCAACATCGCGATCGTGCTGGTCGAACAATATCTCGACTTTGCCTGCGAGCTCGGCGACAATTTTGCTGTCATGGACCGCGGCGCGGTGAAGTTTGCCTGCGACCGCTCCAACCTCGATCCCGCCGAGATCAGCCGCCAGATGGCGCTGTGA
- the urtC gene encoding urea ABC transporter permease subunit UrtC encodes MTPHVLTRSLDRSATIFLVIVAALGVLIPLSNLLMPAGSALQVPTYLVALFGKYACYAILALSIDLIWGYCGILSLGHGAFFALGGYAMGMYLMRQIGSRGVYGNPILPDFMVFLNYPQLPWYWHGFDMFWFAALMVLLVPGLLAFCFGWLAFRSRVTGVYLSIITQAMTYALLLAFFRNDFGFGGNNGLTDFKDILGFNVQADGTRAALFALSCLALILTFLICRAVVTSKLGKVLIAIRDAESRTRFLGYRVESYKLFVFTLSACMAGVAGALYVPQVGIINPSEFAPGNSIEAVIWVAVGGRGTLVGAALGAVVVNYAKTFFTSGPLAPYWLFMLGALFILVTLLLPKGIVGTFSAWRESRKATEAANAESAALEDGVGEPKPAE; translated from the coding sequence ATGACGCCGCATGTCCTGACGCGCTCGCTGGACCGCAGCGCCACCATATTCCTCGTCATCGTCGCGGCGCTCGGCGTGCTGATCCCGCTTTCCAACCTTCTGATGCCGGCCGGCTCGGCGCTGCAGGTGCCGACCTATCTGGTCGCGCTGTTCGGCAAATATGCCTGCTACGCGATTCTCGCGCTCTCGATCGATCTGATCTGGGGCTATTGTGGCATTCTCTCGCTCGGCCATGGCGCGTTCTTCGCGCTCGGCGGCTACGCGATGGGCATGTACCTGATGCGCCAGATCGGCAGTCGCGGCGTCTACGGCAATCCGATCCTGCCCGACTTCATGGTGTTCCTGAACTATCCGCAGCTGCCCTGGTACTGGCACGGCTTTGATATGTTCTGGTTCGCCGCGCTGATGGTGCTGCTGGTCCCGGGTCTCCTGGCGTTCTGCTTCGGCTGGCTCGCCTTCCGATCTCGCGTCACCGGCGTCTATCTCTCGATCATCACGCAGGCGATGACCTACGCGCTGCTGCTGGCGTTCTTCCGCAACGATTTCGGCTTTGGCGGCAACAACGGCCTGACCGACTTCAAGGACATTCTGGGCTTCAATGTGCAGGCCGACGGCACCCGTGCGGCCCTTTTCGCATTGAGCTGCCTGGCGCTGATCCTCACCTTCCTGATCTGCCGCGCGGTGGTCACCTCCAAACTCGGCAAGGTGCTGATCGCGATCCGCGATGCCGAATCGCGCACGCGCTTCCTCGGCTACCGCGTCGAGTCCTACAAGCTGTTCGTGTTCACACTGTCGGCCTGCATGGCCGGTGTCGCCGGTGCGCTCTACGTGCCGCAGGTCGGCATCATCAATCCGAGCGAATTCGCGCCGGGCAATTCGATCGAGGCGGTGATCTGGGTCGCCGTTGGCGGCCGCGGCACGCTGGTGGGCGCAGCCCTCGGCGCCGTCGTCGTCAATTACGCCAAGACCTTCTTCACCTCGGGCCCGCTTGCGCCGTACTGGCTGTTCATGCTGGGCGCGCTGTTCATCCTGGTGACGCTGCTGCTGCCGAAGGGCATCGTCGGCACCTTCAGCGCCTGGCGGGAGTCCCGCAAGGCGACGGAAGCGGCTAATGCCGAAAGTGCCGCGCTCGAGGACGGCGTCGGCGAACCGAAGCCCGCGGAGTAA